One part of the Nostoc sp. PCC 7120 = FACHB-418 genome encodes these proteins:
- a CDS encoding ArnT family glycosyltransferase: MQEGSFIWGHLERQHRAVDKWIDRLWLVVLLIAALLLFSVNLGGLPLQDWDEGTIAQIAREITQESANSLRWLYPTLRGQPYHDTPPLMHILIAGAYYLGGVNEWTTRLPGAILTALSVPLLYCLGREIFRQRWAAIYSALIYLTMLPVVRYGRLAMLEGAVVSFLLVMMLCVLRSRRDLRYCLGIGLSLGLICLTQGLSGFLLGAVVLVFLFWDTPRLLTSYYLWIAIAIGILPVAAWYGAQIVQYGNDFVQNGLLLQSLQQTGIVNHKNAQPSWFYMVELLKWTWPWLIFLPQTTKLLWENRNLSWARLILVWSIVYLLLISLMSVKLAWYIFPIYPSLALAFGAQLAEIENLPLLSSYPRTWVAGLSILAVVASAASIHFSWGIAAKTDLQLIFAAVALTMIMGAILAERGDGQFLKILFWGSYISLLLLMKSNYWVWELWQAYPVKPVAAMIEKANPAAKKIYTSFPYHRPSLDFYSDRHIIPASVEELKHHWHYDRQPYLLISSSDSQRLQLDSVQLLDKTEGWQLVTKETNRL; this comes from the coding sequence ATGCAGGAAGGAAGCTTTATTTGGGGTCATCTGGAAAGACAGCACCGCGCAGTTGATAAATGGATTGATCGCTTATGGCTAGTAGTGTTGTTAATTGCAGCATTACTATTATTTAGCGTTAACTTGGGAGGATTACCCCTGCAAGATTGGGATGAGGGAACTATAGCCCAAATCGCTAGGGAAATAACACAAGAATCGGCCAATTCCCTACGTTGGCTATATCCCACCCTAAGAGGGCAACCTTATCACGATACACCGCCTCTCATGCACATACTGATTGCAGGGGCTTACTATTTAGGAGGTGTGAATGAATGGACAACACGTTTACCAGGAGCAATTTTAACCGCCTTATCAGTACCATTACTATACTGTCTTGGTAGAGAGATATTCCGTCAACGCTGGGCAGCGATTTATAGTGCCTTAATCTACTTAACCATGCTGCCTGTAGTCCGTTATGGGCGCTTGGCGATGTTAGAAGGGGCGGTGGTGAGTTTCTTGTTGGTGATGATGCTGTGTGTATTGCGATCGCGTCGAGATTTACGCTACTGTCTCGGCATAGGTTTAAGTTTAGGATTAATTTGTCTGACTCAAGGACTGTCAGGTTTTTTATTAGGTGCAGTCGTCTTAGTATTTTTGTTTTGGGATACACCAAGGCTACTTACCAGTTATTATCTATGGATAGCGATCGCCATTGGGATTTTGCCTGTAGCTGCTTGGTATGGCGCTCAAATAGTACAATATGGCAATGATTTTGTCCAGAATGGCTTGCTTCTTCAATCCCTACAACAAACGGGTATAGTTAATCACAAGAATGCTCAACCATCTTGGTTTTACATGGTTGAACTCCTTAAATGGACTTGGCCTTGGTTAATCTTCTTACCACAAACGACAAAGTTACTTTGGGAAAATCGCAATCTTAGCTGGGCAAGACTCATACTTGTATGGAGCATAGTTTATTTACTACTCATTTCTCTCATGAGTGTGAAGCTTGCTTGGTATATATTCCCCATTTACCCCAGCCTAGCCTTAGCTTTTGGCGCACAGTTAGCAGAAATAGAAAACTTACCTTTACTCTCATCCTATCCCCGCACTTGGGTCGCTGGTTTGTCAATCTTAGCCGTAGTAGCTTCAGCTGCTAGCATTCACTTTAGTTGGGGTATCGCTGCCAAAACTGACCTACAGCTAATTTTTGCCGCAGTCGCTTTGACAATGATTATGGGAGCTATTTTAGCAGAACGAGGCGACGGACAATTTCTCAAAATATTGTTTTGGGGTAGTTATATTTCCCTGCTGCTGTTGATGAAATCTAACTACTGGGTTTGGGAATTATGGCAAGCTTACCCTGTAAAACCTGTAGCGGCCATGATAGAGAAAGCAAATCCAGCTGCAAAGAAGATTTATACATCTTTTCCTTATCATCGCCCATCATTGGATTTTTATAGCGATCGCCATATTATTCCCGCCTCTGTCGAAGAACTAAAACATCATTGGCACTACGACAGACAACCGTATCTACTCATCAGTTCATCAGATTCCCAACGTCTGCAATTAGACTCTGTTCAGCTACTAGACAAAACTGAAGGTTGGCAACTAGTAACCAAAGAAACTAATCGGTTGTAA
- a CDS encoding chloride channel protein, translated as MTLLPPTELRKVTEPSAFPTPSSQVTHLINRFQLSPETIVLFLAVLIGGGTGMGVVTFHYLIELIHHLMLENLMGAIGVWGAWTLALVPILGGLIVGFMRWRTQDFGPGLSSLIAASEGGEIKGQLRPVTKMLAAAVSLGSGASLGPEGPSVEIGANFGMLLSLILQVSQERQRLLLGAGAAAGLAAGFNAPIAGVFFALEVVMGATSFATSAVSVVLLAAVVAALIAQIGLGAQPAFALPVYQVRSPLELPLYLGLGLGASLVSVAYKQSINWGKACFAGSIPGFKFLDKIPQPIHPIIGGFIIGIVALKFPQILGIGYGTVQAMLQDVKFSLDLLLILLVLKLLITAISAGSGFVGGLFAPAMFLGASLGSAYAKILTLIAPGIGEYMAAPPAYAMVGMAAVLAGSVRAPLTSILMLFELTRDYRIVLPLMAAVGLSVWLVERIKPNTNSHTNLQQIGLSIPKDQKVEILQQILVEDAMLACPKKLSATLGILEAAREMISDRTRSALVIDDAEQLVGIISLEDLNRTLSVWQNYPNSASEIQSNFTHQSIIDICTKEILYAWRDEPLSEALDRMEVRGLHQLPVVARDNHDHILGLLDREQIALTCNLAVTRQTLYRLVSSH; from the coding sequence ATGACTCTACTGCCTCCCACTGAGCTAAGGAAGGTAACAGAACCATCTGCTTTTCCTACACCTTCCTCCCAAGTAACACATCTCATTAACCGATTTCAACTTTCCCCAGAAACTATCGTGTTGTTTTTAGCCGTACTCATTGGCGGTGGCACTGGTATGGGGGTGGTGACTTTTCACTATTTGATTGAGCTGATTCACCACCTGATGCTAGAAAATCTGATGGGTGCAATTGGTGTTTGGGGCGCTTGGACATTAGCTCTTGTCCCCATTTTAGGAGGGCTAATAGTTGGATTTATGCGCTGGCGTACACAAGACTTTGGCCCCGGACTATCCTCACTCATTGCCGCTTCTGAGGGTGGCGAAATCAAAGGACAATTACGTCCTGTTACAAAAATGTTAGCGGCTGCCGTTTCTTTGGGGAGTGGTGCTTCTTTGGGGCCAGAGGGGCCAAGTGTGGAAATTGGCGCTAATTTCGGAATGCTGTTGTCCTTAATATTACAAGTTTCGCAAGAACGTCAGCGTTTACTTTTAGGTGCTGGCGCGGCCGCTGGCTTGGCGGCGGGATTTAATGCGCCAATTGCCGGGGTATTTTTTGCCTTAGAAGTAGTCATGGGCGCAACATCTTTTGCCACTTCCGCCGTGAGTGTAGTGCTGTTGGCGGCGGTAGTAGCGGCTTTAATTGCACAAATTGGTTTAGGGGCGCAACCTGCTTTTGCTTTACCTGTTTACCAAGTCCGCAGCCCTTTGGAATTGCCCCTTTATCTGGGTTTGGGGTTGGGTGCTAGTTTGGTTTCTGTAGCTTATAAACAATCTATTAATTGGGGAAAAGCTTGTTTTGCCGGTTCGATTCCTGGGTTTAAATTTTTAGATAAAATTCCTCAGCCAATTCACCCTATCATTGGGGGTTTCATTATTGGCATAGTAGCTTTAAAATTCCCACAAATTTTGGGCATCGGTTATGGCACAGTACAAGCGATGCTGCAAGATGTCAAATTTTCTCTAGATTTGTTATTGATATTGTTGGTTTTAAAGTTGCTGATAACAGCCATTAGTGCGGGTAGTGGTTTTGTTGGCGGTTTGTTTGCGCCGGCAATGTTTTTAGGTGCTTCATTGGGTTCAGCTTATGCTAAGATTCTCACACTCATAGCGCCAGGAATTGGCGAATATATGGCAGCACCTCCGGCTTATGCAATGGTAGGTATGGCTGCCGTCCTAGCTGGAAGTGTGAGAGCGCCTTTGACCTCAATTTTAATGTTATTTGAACTTACCCGCGATTACCGAATTGTTTTACCTTTAATGGCGGCTGTGGGTTTAAGTGTATGGCTAGTAGAAAGGATTAAACCAAATACGAATTCTCATACCAATTTACAGCAAATTGGTCTTTCAATTCCGAAAGACCAAAAAGTAGAAATTTTGCAGCAAATTTTAGTAGAGGATGCTATGCTTGCTTGCCCAAAAAAGCTATCTGCGACTTTGGGCATTTTAGAAGCTGCTAGGGAAATGATCAGCGATCGCACACGCAGTGCTTTAGTTATTGATGATGCAGAACAACTAGTTGGGATTATCTCCCTAGAAGACCTCAACCGTACTCTTTCTGTATGGCAAAATTACCCGAATTCTGCAAGTGAAATCCAAAGTAATTTCACCCATCAAAGCATCATCGATATCTGTACAAAAGAGATCCTCTATGCTTGGCGTGATGAACCTTTGTCTGAGGCTTTAGACCGCATGGAGGTTAGAGGTTTGCATCAGTTACCTGTGGTAGCACGAGACAACCATGACCATATTCTAGGGTTGCTAGATAGGGAGCAAATTGCATTAACGTGTAACTTGGCAGTCACACGCCAGACACTTTACCGTTTGGTCAGTAGTCATTAG
- a CDS encoding AbrB family transcriptional regulator, with the protein MPKQKKIEPLVGEELLKKVKELENLSKEEKAKQCGYYTVTKNGIERVNMMKFLNALIDAEGIQLDSAPNANGRGGRSASYRISVQSNGNLLIGSAYTKQMNLKPGDEFVITLGKKHIRLRQVDGEEREILEIAEATA; encoded by the coding sequence ATGCCTAAACAGAAAAAAATAGAACCCCTAGTCGGTGAAGAACTGCTCAAAAAAGTCAAAGAGCTAGAGAACCTTAGCAAAGAAGAAAAAGCTAAACAGTGTGGCTACTATACCGTTACCAAAAATGGTATAGAGCGTGTCAATATGATGAAATTCTTAAACGCCCTAATTGATGCGGAAGGCATTCAGTTAGACAGCGCTCCCAATGCCAACGGACGTGGTGGACGGAGTGCTAGTTATAGAATTAGTGTGCAATCGAATGGTAACTTATTGATTGGTTCGGCTTACACAAAACAGATGAACCTCAAACCAGGAGATGAGTTTGTCATCACTTTAGGGAAAAAGCACATTCGTCTTAGACAAGTAGATGGCGAAGAAAGAGAAATCCTCGAAATCGCAGAAGCTACAGCATAA
- a CDS encoding Rrf2 family transcriptional regulator — translation MKLTTKGHYSVKALLDLSLQPSYGPASVKAIAKRQDIPAPYLEKLLIEMRRAGLVKSIRGSIGGYQLAREPAKISIGQILEAVDETITNLPRHTPTPAQTEDWVTFSLWQRLNQKLKEALYSITLADLYYDARSWQASLGEEANFVV, via the coding sequence ATGAAACTAACAACCAAAGGACACTATAGTGTAAAGGCTTTGCTGGACTTAAGTTTGCAACCTAGCTATGGCCCTGCATCTGTGAAAGCGATCGCTAAACGTCAAGATATCCCAGCTCCATACCTGGAAAAATTACTAATAGAAATGCGTCGTGCTGGCTTAGTCAAATCAATTCGAGGTAGCATTGGTGGCTATCAACTAGCACGAGAACCAGCAAAAATATCCATAGGACAAATTTTAGAGGCAGTCGATGAAACTATCACTAATTTACCCCGCCATACTCCGACCCCAGCACAAACAGAAGATTGGGTAACATTTAGCCTTTGGCAAAGACTCAACCAAAAACTAAAAGAGGCTTTATACAGTATTACTTTGGCAGATTTGTATTACGATGCCCGTAGCTGGCAAGCTTCTCTCGGAGAAGAAGCAAATTTTGTGGTTTAG
- the cbiB gene encoding adenosylcobinamide-phosphate synthase CbiB, producing the protein MTNNIYVLIIAVILDYLIGDPWGWPHPVQVMGWGISWLSKIFLQLCQKSLTQRIAGIILAIILIVGSGGVGWLIIQMTRWLNPVLAIALESIMLASCFALKSLGKAAIDVLQPLKAGDLTVARQTLSNYVGRDTDNLPESEILRAVLETVTENATDGVMAPLFYAIVGICIPHVGPVPLALAYKASSTLDSMVGYKEAPYTYLGWFSARLEDYLTWLPCRLTVITLGLLSGKPGDVWRICRRDAINDPSPNSGWSECAYAAILGVQMGGTNWYGGIAKQKPLLGDPTSPINPQHIQIALQLTRYSFLLWLGVAVAILLIR; encoded by the coding sequence ATGACTAATAACATCTATGTCTTAATCATTGCTGTAATTTTAGATTATTTAATAGGTGATCCTTGGGGTTGGCCTCATCCGGTGCAAGTTATGGGATGGGGAATTTCATGGTTGAGCAAAATTTTTCTCCAACTGTGTCAAAAATCTCTCACACAACGCATCGCTGGGATTATTCTTGCAATAATTTTGATTGTTGGTAGCGGTGGGGTTGGTTGGTTAATCATTCAAATGACGAGATGGCTAAATCCTGTTTTAGCGATCGCACTAGAAAGTATCATGTTAGCTAGTTGTTTTGCTTTGAAAAGTCTAGGCAAAGCAGCTATTGATGTTTTACAACCTTTAAAAGCAGGCGATTTAACAGTAGCTCGGCAGACTTTGAGTAATTATGTTGGTCGAGATACAGATAACTTACCAGAATCGGAAATCCTCCGAGCAGTTTTAGAAACAGTGACAGAGAATGCGACAGATGGGGTAATGGCTCCACTGTTTTATGCTATTGTCGGTATCTGCATTCCCCATGTAGGGCCAGTTCCTCTGGCTTTGGCATATAAAGCTAGCAGTACCCTCGATTCGATGGTGGGTTACAAAGAAGCACCATATACATATTTAGGATGGTTCAGTGCGCGGCTAGAAGATTACTTAACTTGGTTACCTTGCCGCTTGACAGTGATAACTTTAGGATTATTATCAGGGAAGCCTGGGGATGTGTGGCGAATTTGTCGCCGTGATGCAATTAATGATCCTAGTCCCAACTCAGGTTGGAGCGAGTGCGCCTATGCAGCCATTTTGGGTGTGCAGATGGGGGGGACAAATTGGTATGGTGGGATAGCCAAGCAAAAACCGCTCTTAGGAGATCCCACTTCTCCCATCAACCCACAACACATTCAAATAGCTTTGCAACTGACTAGATATAGCTTTTTGCTCTGGCTAGGTGTGGCGGTCGCTATACTCCTGATACGCTAA
- the pyrR gene encoding bifunctional pyr operon transcriptional regulator/uracil phosphoribosyltransferase PyrR, whose amino-acid sequence MATPAKVIEILSAEDLRRTLTRLASQIVERTRDLSQLVLLGIYTRGVPLAELLARQIETLEGINVGVGALDITFYRDDLDQIGLRTPAKTSITLDLTGKTVVLVDDVIFKGRTIRAALNAVNEYGRPEVIRLAVLVDRGHREVPIHPDFVGKQLPTAKEEVVKVYLQDWDGRDAVELVGY is encoded by the coding sequence ATGGCTACGCCTGCCAAAGTAATTGAAATTCTTTCCGCCGAAGACCTCCGCCGTACTTTAACGCGGTTGGCATCTCAAATCGTTGAAAGAACACGGGATTTATCTCAATTAGTCCTACTAGGTATTTACACTAGGGGAGTTCCACTAGCGGAACTACTAGCACGTCAGATTGAAACCCTAGAAGGTATTAATGTCGGTGTAGGAGCCTTAGACATTACCTTCTATCGAGACGACCTTGACCAAATTGGTTTACGAACGCCAGCTAAAACCAGCATTACGCTTGACTTGACTGGGAAAACAGTCGTTTTGGTAGATGATGTCATCTTTAAAGGACGGACAATTCGTGCAGCTTTAAATGCCGTTAACGAGTACGGTAGACCAGAAGTAATTCGTCTAGCGGTGTTGGTTGACAGGGGTCATAGGGAAGTCCCCATCCATCCAGATTTTGTTGGTAAGCAGTTACCCACAGCGAAAGAAGAAGTGGTCAAAGTTTATTTACAAGATTGGGACGGCAGAGATGCGGTAGAGTTAGTTGGTTATTAA
- a CDS encoding PrsW family intramembrane metalloprotease — MTDLFLFLWAVIPPLVFLGYYYYRVPHAPPLSVLLWLFLLGAISGFLALGLEYVFDSVANWVLNWQRIQRSLFGIALRQLIAIGPIEEGCKILAVVVANYYFQRRYHLTSSSIFLFTIAAALGFTAEENWIYLYHGTATILDRSIGTPVHAMFSAPWGYALGKYFHATERLNHYRNLLVRAGINSVIFHALVNVLSSAWRYSPPLRFLSYGFFPLLVWMFWRMEQLLRQVTSQRPLNLISGHTSLHRYWQRGLVLFALMLGGNAIFGLFLLARVISPLSPAQIFSPDFFWLIMSRFLTNLAFGILAWLIYLYLRHGSSDRYF, encoded by the coding sequence GTGACTGATTTATTCCTATTTCTGTGGGCGGTGATTCCACCATTAGTATTTTTGGGGTACTACTATTATCGTGTACCCCATGCCCCGCCTTTATCTGTGCTGTTGTGGTTATTTCTGTTAGGGGCAATATCTGGTTTTCTGGCCTTGGGCTTGGAATATGTGTTTGATTCTGTCGCCAATTGGGTATTAAACTGGCAAAGAATACAGCGATCGCTTTTTGGTATCGCTTTACGTCAACTGATAGCGATCGGCCCGATTGAGGAGGGTTGCAAGATATTAGCAGTTGTTGTTGCCAACTATTATTTTCAACGTCGTTATCATCTCACATCTAGTAGCATTTTCCTCTTTACTATCGCGGCAGCATTAGGATTCACCGCAGAAGAAAACTGGATTTATCTTTATCATGGCACAGCAACCATCCTTGACCGGAGTATTGGCACACCAGTACACGCCATGTTTTCTGCTCCTTGGGGATACGCCTTAGGGAAATATTTTCATGCAACTGAGCGATTAAATCACTACAGAAATTTGTTGGTACGAGCGGGGATTAACTCGGTGATTTTTCACGCTCTCGTAAATGTACTCTCTAGTGCTTGGCGTTATTCACCACCTCTACGTTTCCTCAGCTATGGTTTCTTTCCATTATTGGTGTGGATGTTTTGGCGTATGGAACAATTACTGCGTCAAGTTACATCCCAACGTCCCCTGAATTTAATATCTGGTCATACTTCCCTCCATCGTTACTGGCAAAGAGGTTTAGTCTTATTTGCCCTCATGCTAGGCGGTAATGCCATTTTTGGGCTGTTTCTTTTAGCTAGAGTTATTAGTCCCTTGAGTCCAGCACAGATTTTTTCACCCGATTTTTTCTGGCTGATTATGAGTCGGTTTTTAACTAATTTAGCTTTCGGAATCCTGGCTTGGTTAATTTATTTATATTTAAGACATGGATCTAGCGATCGCTACTTCTAA
- a CDS encoding class I SAM-dependent methyltransferase — translation MTVAINKAPGIASRLVNGILAIKPLANLAKHQARQMMIKRAQRIGVPWINEVKTLQARNWTEDFAQVQNPQITYPDYYLTSFHGYDEGDLSWQAAFELEVAARTVHAGIWQDGKADGDAKLRQSYHDILKVQVPQPQDILDLGCSVGLSTFTLQETYPHAQVTGLDLSPYFLAVAKYRAQQSQAQINWIHATAESTGLPDKAFDLVSLFLICHELPQLATQKIFAEMRRLLRPGGHISIMDMNPQAEAYKKMPPYILTLLKSTEPYMDQYFALDIEQTLVEAGFQTPTITKNSPRHRTVIAQVRD, via the coding sequence ATGACTGTTGCTATAAACAAAGCTCCTGGTATAGCTTCTCGCTTGGTGAATGGCATACTGGCCATTAAGCCTCTAGCCAACCTCGCCAAGCACCAAGCTAGGCAAATGATGATTAAACGGGCCCAAAGAATTGGCGTACCTTGGATCAATGAAGTCAAGACATTACAAGCCCGTAACTGGACAGAAGATTTTGCTCAAGTACAAAATCCGCAAATCACCTACCCAGATTACTACCTGACTTCATTTCACGGCTATGATGAGGGGGATTTAAGTTGGCAAGCAGCTTTTGAACTGGAAGTGGCGGCACGTACTGTCCATGCAGGAATTTGGCAGGATGGGAAAGCCGACGGTGATGCAAAACTGCGCCAAAGTTATCACGACATTCTCAAAGTGCAAGTTCCTCAACCGCAAGACATTCTCGACTTGGGTTGTAGCGTGGGTTTAAGTACATTTACCCTACAAGAAACTTATCCCCATGCTCAAGTTACAGGTTTGGATTTGTCTCCTTATTTTTTGGCTGTAGCTAAATATCGCGCCCAACAAAGTCAGGCTCAAATCAATTGGATTCATGCTACAGCCGAGTCTACAGGATTGCCAGATAAAGCTTTTGATTTAGTTTCGCTTTTCTTGATTTGTCATGAATTACCTCAGTTAGCAACCCAAAAGATTTTCGCAGAGATGCGGCGTTTATTGCGTCCTGGTGGTCACATATCTATCATGGATATGAATCCGCAAGCGGAAGCTTACAAGAAAATGCCGCCCTACATTTTGACATTGCTCAAAAGCACTGAACCATACATGGATCAATATTTTGCCTTGGATATTGAGCAGACTTTAGTAGAAGCTGGTTTCCAAACTCCAACAATTACTAAAAATAGCCCTCGTCATCGCACCGTTATTGCTCAAGTGCGTGACTGA
- a CDS encoding DUF3352 domain-containing protein → MPETKSKLLIPVVGAAVVVAGSIAAYMYLKGPSGDGSGALGSAKLVPSTALMATYITTDPQAWEKLQQFGTPEAQKLVAKGLEDFNKEMSKDGNISYEKDIKPWVGGVMVAVLPPNAAKPAQFNAPAPGANPQIALRQEPQVLMVVGIKDKLSALNFANKLKAQKGVKSQETDYKGEKITQTQAETGEPTYSAVLNNSYLVFSPEKPIVEKAIDTYKGQPSFAAKEGANSILSKGVDVKNSLAQVYIPDYPGMVRQLIAASPQGNQVNPQTLKQLDQVKSMAAGVGVDDAGLRLKAIANLDPQLNKFQYENSESKILGQFPAETFALISGQGISKGWSTVVEQSKDYPEFKQALEQVRAQTKLVNLDLDKDIFGWMDQEFAFGAIPSNQGVLASIGFGGAWVFDTSDRKTAEATLTKLDNLAKTQQINITTRNIGGKDVTEWQIPQQGALFAHGWLDQDTVFLAVGGPVAEALANAKNQTLDNSDSFKAIAGSLQKPNGGYFYLDMDRTMTLFNRFATQTQRPIPPEANAVLSSIRGLGITANSPDKSLSQVEILLALKPNTAK, encoded by the coding sequence ATGCCAGAAACTAAATCAAAACTTTTAATTCCTGTTGTTGGCGCGGCTGTAGTCGTAGCGGGAAGTATAGCTGCCTATATGTATCTTAAAGGGCCTTCAGGGGATGGATCTGGTGCTTTAGGTAGCGCTAAACTAGTACCTTCGACAGCATTAATGGCTACTTACATTACTACTGATCCACAAGCTTGGGAAAAGTTACAACAATTTGGCACACCTGAAGCACAAAAGTTAGTCGCTAAGGGGTTGGAAGACTTTAATAAAGAAATGTCGAAAGATGGCAACATTTCTTACGAAAAAGATATCAAACCTTGGGTTGGTGGGGTAATGGTGGCTGTTTTACCTCCAAACGCAGCGAAACCTGCCCAATTTAATGCACCTGCGCCTGGAGCAAATCCACAGATCGCTTTACGGCAAGAACCACAAGTTTTAATGGTAGTTGGGATTAAAGATAAACTGAGCGCGTTAAATTTTGCTAATAAATTAAAAGCACAAAAGGGTGTTAAATCCCAGGAAACTGACTATAAAGGTGAAAAAATTACACAAACTCAGGCTGAAACTGGAGAGCCAACATACAGTGCTGTTTTGAATAATAGTTACTTAGTTTTTTCTCCAGAAAAACCAATTGTAGAAAAAGCTATAGATACCTATAAAGGTCAACCATCCTTTGCGGCTAAAGAAGGAGCTAATAGTATTCTCAGCAAGGGTGTGGATGTAAAAAATTCCCTGGCTCAAGTCTACATTCCTGATTATCCAGGGATGGTGAGACAACTGATAGCCGCAAGCCCCCAAGGAAATCAAGTAAATCCCCAAACCTTGAAACAACTGGATCAAGTAAAATCGATGGCTGCGGGTGTGGGAGTGGATGATGCAGGGTTACGATTAAAAGCGATCGCTAATTTAGATCCCCAACTGAATAAATTCCAATATGAAAACTCTGAATCGAAAATATTAGGTCAATTTCCGGCTGAGACTTTTGCCCTCATTAGCGGACAAGGAATTAGTAAAGGGTGGTCAACAGTTGTCGAACAGTCGAAAGATTATCCAGAATTTAAGCAAGCGCTCGAACAAGTACGCGCACAGACCAAACTAGTTAATCTCGACTTGGATAAAGACATTTTTGGCTGGATGGATCAAGAATTTGCTTTTGGTGCAATTCCCTCGAACCAAGGTGTATTAGCTAGTATTGGTTTTGGTGGAGCTTGGGTATTTGATACCAGCGATCGCAAAACCGCAGAAGCCACTTTGACAAAGTTGGATAATCTCGCTAAAACCCAACAAATTAATATTACTACCAGAAATATTGGTGGTAAAGACGTTACCGAATGGCAAATTCCCCAACAAGGAGCTTTATTTGCCCACGGTTGGTTAGACCAAGATACCGTATTTTTAGCAGTTGGCGGCCCTGTTGCGGAAGCTTTGGCAAATGCCAAGAATCAAACCCTAGACAACAGCGACAGTTTTAAAGCCATTGCAGGTTCTTTACAAAAACCAAATGGGGGCTACTTTTATTTAGATATGGACAGAACGATGACCTTATTCAATCGTTTTGCAACGCAAACACAGCGACCTATCCCCCCAGAAGCTAACGCTGTTCTCAGTTCCATTCGGGGCTTGGGTATCACTGCTAATAGCCCCGATAAATCCTTGAGTCAAGTGGAGATTTTGTTAGCCCTCAAACCTAATACAGCAAAGTAG
- a CDS encoding RNA recognition motif domain-containing protein → MSVYVGNLSYDVTEDSLNAVFAEYGSVKRVQLPTDRETGRMRGFGFVEMGSDAEETAAIEALDGAEWMGRDLKVNKAKPKEDRGSFGGGNRGGYGGGGGRNRY, encoded by the coding sequence ATGTCAGTTTATGTAGGCAATCTTTCTTACGACGTTACAGAAGATAGTCTGAATGCCGTTTTTGCAGAATATGGTTCTGTAAAGCGTGTTCAGCTACCTACTGATCGTGAAACAGGCCGGATGCGCGGCTTTGGTTTTGTGGAAATGGGTTCAGATGCTGAAGAAACAGCAGCCATTGAAGCGCTTGATGGCGCTGAGTGGATGGGACGTGACCTCAAAGTGAACAAGGCTAAACCAAAAGAAGATAGAGGTTCTTTTGGTGGTGGTAATCGTGGTGGCTATGGTGGTGGTGGCGGACGCAACCGTTACTAA